The genomic segment CCGGCGAGACGGTGGCCGATATCGGCGCGGGCAGCGGCTACTACGTGTTCCGTCTGAGCTCCCGCGTCGGCCCGCAGGGGCGCATCCTTGCGCAGGACATCACGCCGGATTACCTCGCCGATCTGGAGCGCCGGCTCGCGGAATCGGGGTTGTCCAACGTCACCGTGGTGCGCGGCGAGGCGCACGACCCGCGCCTGCCGCCCGGCTCGGTCGATGCGGCGGTGCTGGTCCACATGTACCACGAGATCGCCCAGCCCTTCGGCCTGCTCTGGAACCTCGCCGCCGCGATGAAACCCGGCGGCCGGGTCGGGATCGTCGATGCCGATGCGATCCCCTCGCGTCACGGCACGCCGCCGAAACTCCTGCGCTGCGAACTCGCAGCTGTCGGCTACCGCGAGGTGTCGATGACGCGGCTGAAGGGCGGGGTCGGCTATCTCGCCGTCTTCGAGGCGCCATCACCGG from the Methylorubrum extorquens genome contains:
- a CDS encoding conserved protein of unknown function; putative exported protein (Evidence 4 : Unknown function but conserved in other organisms) — protein: MIRFDAALVLLSLPALAAEPLAPPGAPSERFPRPDRPVAEIVAPQWAHERERDKADEVGQVARLMRIAPGETVADIGAGSGYYVFRLSSRVGPQGRILAQDITPDYLADLERRLAESGLSNVTVVRGEAHDPRLPPGSVDAAVLVHMYHEIAQPFGLLWNLAAAMKPGGRVGIVDADAIPSRHGTPPKLLRCELAAVGYREVSMTRLKGGVGYLAVFEAPSPDRRPAPETIRPCRDETTRERR